From one Dyella sp. 2HG41-7 genomic stretch:
- a CDS encoding DOPA 4,5-dioxygenase family protein, translated as MNAVNDHDAPYHAHIYFEHSQRELADTARALLRECMTSGKIPQLLFVGRPTEGKAGPHPIPQFEIHFTKEALPAVCSFIEASGFRALVHPLTDDDLADHTTLAHWIGTPVDLDLTTLDPPGFNQGVARFGKSDF; from the coding sequence ATGAACGCAGTAAACGACCATGACGCGCCGTATCACGCGCATATTTATTTCGAGCATTCGCAGCGCGAACTGGCTGACACCGCGCGCGCGTTGCTGCGCGAATGCATGACGTCGGGGAAGATTCCGCAGTTGTTGTTTGTGGGGCGACCGACGGAAGGGAAAGCGGGGCCGCATCCGATTCCGCAGTTTGAAATTCATTTCACGAAAGAAGCGTTACCTGCGGTGTGTAGTTTTATCGAGGCGTCGGGGTTTCGTGCGTTGGTGCATCCGTTGACGGATGATGATTTAGCGGATCACACGACGTTGGCGCATTGGATTGGGACGCCGGTTGATCTTGATCTGACGACGCTTGATCCGCCGGGTTTCAA
- a CDS encoding LysR family transcriptional regulator: protein MNKLANMEMFVRVVESGSFAAAAEASRVSATMVAKHIHDIEQRLGARLLHRTTRRQQLSDVGRLYYERCKHALAEVELAEASALELHATPRGQLRVIAPVSFGSHILAPALSEYMAQYPDISIELTLDNRPSNLVDGGFELGIHIGEIDEPGIVARSLRPYRRILAASKSYLDRHSRPEHPEQLSTHNCLGPSYWRRHDRWLLVNANGEQCQVTVRSRFTANQGNALRIAALNGAGIVLQPEAVLTDDLAAGCLLPVLPDWSLQPSPMYLIYAQDARPTAKLRSAIDFLLARLNT from the coding sequence GTGAACAAGCTGGCCAATATGGAAATGTTCGTGCGCGTGGTGGAAAGTGGCAGTTTCGCCGCCGCCGCCGAGGCCAGCCGGGTATCGGCCACCATGGTCGCCAAGCACATCCACGACATCGAACAACGACTCGGCGCGCGCCTGCTCCATCGCACCACGCGTCGCCAGCAACTGTCGGATGTGGGGCGGCTCTACTACGAGCGCTGCAAACACGCGCTGGCGGAAGTGGAACTGGCCGAAGCCAGCGCCTTGGAATTGCACGCCACGCCGCGCGGCCAACTGCGCGTCATCGCGCCGGTCAGCTTCGGCAGCCATATCCTGGCGCCCGCGTTAAGCGAATACATGGCGCAATATCCCGATATCAGCATCGAACTCACATTGGACAATCGCCCGTCCAATCTTGTCGACGGCGGCTTCGAGCTCGGCATCCATATCGGCGAGATCGACGAACCCGGCATCGTCGCGCGTTCTTTGCGTCCGTATCGGCGAATACTCGCCGCATCGAAAAGCTATCTTGATCGCCACAGCCGCCCCGAGCATCCCGAACAACTCAGCACACACAATTGTCTGGGCCCCTCGTATTGGCGCCGACACGATCGATGGCTGCTCGTAAACGCCAACGGCGAACAATGCCAAGTTACCGTGCGCAGTCGCTTCACCGCCAATCAAGGCAACGCGCTGCGCATCGCCGCGCTGAACGGCGCCGGCATCGTGCTGCAACCCGAAGCCGTACTCACCGACGATCTCGCCGCCGGTTGCTTGTTGCCCGTGCTGCCCGATTGGTCGCTGCAACCCTCGCCGATGTATCTGATCTACGCGCAAGACGCGCGCCCCACCGCCAAGCTCCGCAGCGCCATCGATTTTTTGCTGGCGCGCTTGAACACGTAA
- a CDS encoding DUF6348 family protein, protein MNDNTVQADLLRLFERHDVELELDEESWLVTDGDFPAVRGSWHDGAEGEPGRLDIDVVISEERHIEESFAGQGRGDAGARDALKAFERNVLYVVLAACWYVTDDRRIQIQSWELGIRTWDVFVGPLTFNRDDVAAPEGLVSGLHDALRNEALSGELHWIRLFYRRADDGSVVAEALLDNQPWAGGDRLLHQLAWPATEKGYSARCFIALDIRDY, encoded by the coding sequence ATGAACGACAACACCGTGCAAGCCGATCTGCTTCGTCTCTTCGAACGCCACGACGTGGAACTGGAATTGGACGAAGAATCGTGGCTCGTCACCGACGGCGATTTCCCCGCCGTTCGCGGCAGCTGGCACGACGGCGCGGAAGGCGAGCCCGGTCGCTTGGATATCGACGTCGTCATCAGCGAAGAACGCCATATCGAAGAAAGCTTCGCAGGCCAAGGTCGCGGCGATGCCGGCGCGCGCGATGCGTTGAAGGCGTTCGAGCGCAATGTGTTGTATGTGGTGCTAGCGGCGTGTTGGTACGTCACCGACGATCGACGCATTCAAATTCAAAGTTGGGAATTGGGCATACGCACGTGGGATGTCTTTGTCGGCCCGCTTACCTTCAATCGCGATGATGTCGCCGCGCCCGAAGGTTTGGTATCCGGTTTGCACGACGCGCTGCGCAACGAAGCGTTGAGCGGCGAATTGCATTGGATTCGTTTGTTCTATCGCCGCGCGGATGATGGATCAGTGGTGGCCGAGGCGTTGTTGGATAACCAGCCGTGGGCGGGTGGCGATCGTCTGCTTCATCAATTGGCGTGGCCGGCGACGGAGAAGGGATATAGCGCGCGGTGTTTTATTGCGTTGGATATTCGGGATTATTGA